The Priestia koreensis genomic interval ATTGGGCACCTGGATGGGATGCGATTGATCAGGCATTTGCGCGTCGCTACGGTGATCAAGAGCCTGCACATTTTGCAACTGACCTTCATGCTAGAGCGCTATTCGGTGGAGATGCCTTTTTGGATGGCTATAGTATTTACGATTCCCCGAGCGGTTACAAACATATTGTGACATATGGGATGACAGAATTGTACGCGAATGAACAAGCGTTTGGTGGAGAGTGGAGCAAATGGGGATACGAAATGACCTTAAAGTTAAAGGAGAACGCAGCCGAAGATTGCTTCTGGGGAATTGATATGCTCTCAAATCTGGGTCGCTATACATATACACAAGAGCGCTTTTTTGAACCACTACAATTTATTGGAGGAAACGGGGAATCCCTCCATATTGGCACGGATTCTGCCATTACGGCCCTTCTAGTTGTGAATGACACGGAAATCGATGGAGTGGATACGGTGCACGGACGGGTTGATTTCTTGCAGCTTGTGGGGATTACGGAGCGAGAATTAACGGTTCTAAAGGAGGATCGTGAGCAAGCGAGAACATTAGTAGAACGTATGAAAAAAGACAATCCGTATCTTATTACCGATATGGGTCGTACAACGTCCTATTTATAATGATATGGCATGAAAAAAGAAAGAGGAGCAAATTGTGCTCCTCTTTCTTTTTAGGCTTCCTCATGAACATATTTACGAAGTGATAGAATCATATGCTGAAATTCTTCCGGTTGCTGAAATTTTTCTGAACTCCAGTTAGCTTCTACCCACTGCAGGAGCTCTTCAGGAGAGTTAAATATTTCACCGCTTGTGTCTTCCTTACGAAGCATATAGCGACCGTTTTCTTCATCAACCGTTACTTCACAGGGGATGGCTCCATTTACCGCTTGAAGTGTGAATTCCATTTTCTTCTCCTCCTCATTGTTCGTACGTCTATTTTTTCTTTGTTACTAGTATTAGTTATACCCTTTTTTCATCCGTTTAAAGAAAAAAACCTTATTGAAAGAAAATAATGATTTTTCTTAATATTTTGTGATATAATGTACAAATTACTAAAGGAGAAGGAAGGAAGTTGAGGATGAAACAACAGGTGGAAAATCGAAAGAAAGTCGTACAACTAGAAGATATTATTATTGCAAATCAAATGATTAAAGATGTTGTTATTCATACTCCACTGCAAAAAAATGATATTTTATCCGAGCGTTATGAGTGCAACGTCTATTTAAAACGTGAAGATCTACAGGCTGTGAGGTCGTTTAAGCTGAGAGGGGCGTATAACAAAATTAAGAAGCTCACTCCTGAGCAACTAGAAAATGGAATTGCGTGTGCAAGTGCAGGAAACCATGCACAAGGCGTTGCGTATGCATGCCGCCATTTGAAAATTCAAGGGAAGATCTTTATGCCAAGCACCACTCCGCGACAAAAAGTGAATCAAGTCGGGTTTCTCGGAAAGGAATTTGTGGAGATTGTTCTGATAGGAGATACGTTTGACGATTCGTACGAAAAAGCGATTGCATGCAGTGATCAAGAGGGTCGAACCTTTATCCATCCCTTTGATGACACGGACGTAATTGCTGGTCAAGGCACGGTAGCGGTAGAAGTCTTAAACGATTGTGAAGAAGAAATCGATTACGTATTCGCAAGCATCGGAGGCGGAGGATTAATCTCAGGAATTGGTACATATTTTAAGAGTATTTCACCGCATACACAGCTCATTGGAGTGGAACCG includes:
- a CDS encoding suppressor of fused domain protein, whose translation is MNLEEYRKQVDLQEDWAPGWDAIDQAFARRYGDQEPAHFATDLHARALFGGDAFLDGYSIYDSPSGYKHIVTYGMTELYANEQAFGGEWSKWGYEMTLKLKENAAEDCFWGIDMLSNLGRYTYTQERFFEPLQFIGGNGESLHIGTDSAITALLVVNDTEIDGVDTVHGRVDFLQLVGITERELTVLKEDREQARTLVERMKKDNPYLITDMGRTTSYL
- the ilvA gene encoding threonine ammonia-lyase IlvA; the protein is MKQQVENRKKVVQLEDIIIANQMIKDVVIHTPLQKNDILSERYECNVYLKREDLQAVRSFKLRGAYNKIKKLTPEQLENGIACASAGNHAQGVAYACRHLKIQGKIFMPSTTPRQKVNQVGFLGKEFVEIVLIGDTFDDSYEKAIACSDQEGRTFIHPFDDTDVIAGQGTVAVEVLNDCEEEIDYVFASIGGGGLISGIGTYFKSISPHTQLIGVEPSGAPSMHTSLQKGEVVTLGTIDPFVDGAAVKRVGTQPYEVCKNLLDDIVVVPEGKVCSTILSLYNENAIVVEPAGALPVAALDAYREQLKGKTIVCVISGGNNDIGRMQEIKEKSMIFEGLQHYFIVNFPQRAGALREFLDEVLGPNDDISRFEYTKKNNKDSGPALVGIELKYKEDYVPLVARMEKKGFPFTEINKNSNLFHLFI